The Arachis ipaensis cultivar K30076 chromosome B07, Araip1.1, whole genome shotgun sequence genome includes a window with the following:
- the LOC107609145 gene encoding HMG-Y-related protein A produces MATEEVNKPPSLPPYPEMIMKALDGLNEPNGSNKSAISRYIESTYGELPEGHTTLLNHHLNKMKDSGELVFLKNNYMKPDASAPPKRGRGRPPKAKEPLPPGTVLSPPRPRGRPPKDPNAPPKSPKAKPSGGSGRPRGRPKKIPRTAAPPPPSTLSAPSTPRGRGRPPKVKPQLTEVSVEI; encoded by the exons ATGGCAACCGAAGAGGTTAATAAACCTCCATCACTTCCTCCTTATCCTGAG ATGATAATGAAGGCATTGGACGGACTCAATGAACCAAATGGATCCAACAAATCAGCCATATCGAGGTACATAGAGTCCACTTATGGAGAATTACCAGAGGGACACACAACACTCCTCAATCACCACCTCAACAAGATGAAAGACAGTGGGGAGCTTGTGTTCTTGAAGAACAACTACATGAAACCTGACGCTAGTGCGCCACCAAAAAGAGGCCGTGGAAGGCCGCCGAAGGCAAAGGAGCCACTTCCTCCGGGAACCGTTTTGTCACCACCAAGGCCAAGGGGAAGGCCACCAAAGGATCCAAATGCACCACCAAAGTCACCGAAGGCAAAGCCTTCAGGTGGAAGTGGTAGGCCTAGAGGCAGGCCTAAGAAGATTCCTCGGACGGCGGCGCCTCCCCCGCCGTCGACGTTGAGTGCTCCTTCTACCCCTAGGGGTAGGGGTAGGCCTCCAAAGGTGAAGCCTCAACTGACAGAAGTGAGTGTTGAGATATAG